From a single Ciconia boyciana chromosome 6, ASM3463844v1, whole genome shotgun sequence genomic region:
- the SYNJ2BP gene encoding synaptojanin-2-binding protein, whose translation MNGSVAGGGFCEEVISLTRRPSGLGFNIVGGTDQQYVSNDSSIYVSRIKKDGAAYLDGRLQEGDKILAVNGRDLKDLRHKDAVELFRNAGYDVSLKIQRRLQPQNGPVGHRGDGESGGLPLAAILVPGLALAAAAVWILLRYRQRM comes from the exons ATGAACGGCAGCGTGGCGGGCGGCGGCTTTTGCGAGGAGGTCATCAGCCTCACCCGCAGACCCTCAG GGCTGGGCTTCAACATTGTTGGTGGGACAGATCAGCAGTACGTTTCCAATGACAGCAGCATCTATGTCAGCCGGATCAAAAAGGATGGGGCAGCTTACCTTGATGGCCGATTACAAGAAGGAGATAAAATTTTAGCG gTCAATGGCAGAGACTTGAAGGATTTGCGGCACAAGGATGCTGTGGAACTGTTCAGGAATGCAGGCTATGACGTTTCTCTGAAAATTCAGCGCAGG ttGCAGCCACAAAATGGCCCTGTGGGTCATCGAGGAGATGGAGAATCAGGTGGGCTTCCTCTAGCAGCCATTCTTGTGCCAGGCCTGGcgcttgctgcagcagcagtctgGATCTTGCTGAGGTATCGACAGCGGATGTGA
- the LOC140653599 gene encoding disintegrin and metalloproteinase domain-containing protein 20-like, whose product MGALLGLLVLLGLAGCPAASGDLSGELRVTATWVTVPRQLSPRADTNPLAVSYWLEVEGRPRVLRLRPRRGLVSHPFTLVTYGKGGARWEEHPFVQDNCFYQGEVQGSPGSLVALGACGRGLRGMLWVEDGTYEIEPIPDDPAFRHILYRMEEASGPAGPTCGLTPEELQHQKALLPWFRAPRAEEEEEMLKDWWTHIRYVKIVVVVDNVRFVKSGRNESEVLRQVIEIINIGDSLYEQLSVRLFLVGLEIWTKSNLINITNSVNKALDNFNKWRKSDLSPRIRHDTAHLFAFQSFGRSLGLAFLGSMCDNQWSSAVVSFTDRKLSSFITTFVHELGHTLGMRHDERGCKCRRKKCIMYESDVDTDAFSDCSYKDYFDLLGRGASCIRQPPAPGTFYTMKREYCGNKIVESGEQCDCGSESNCRKDPCCHPNCTFSAGSVCASGKCCVSCQILPAGTLCRASTSDCDLPEYCNGTSSQCPPDVYIQDGTPCKDGAYCYRGNCSSHSKQCQHLFGKRARAAPLDCFKAVNTRGDRFGNCGIHNNIHFTKCSIENILCGRIQCENIDKLPFLQNHVTLVQTPVGDKKCWGLDYHVGMPIADVGAVEDGTPCGSDMLCINRTCTSITLLNYDCNVTKCHDRGVCNNHKNCHCRYGWAPPYCEWEGFGGSVDSGPPPAREIFQRAKPRVTILSLFLCILGVTHTICYKWGIVGWLRRKKAQFHRR is encoded by the coding sequence ATGggggcactgctggggctgctggtgctgctgggcctGGCAGGGTGCCCTGCCGCCTCGGGGGACCTGTCCGGGGAGCTGCGCGTCACCGCCACATGGGTGACGGTGCCACGGCAGTTGAGCCCCCGGGCCGACACCAACCCCCTGGCCGTCTCCTACTGGCTGGAGGTGGAGGGGCGGCCGCGGGTGCTGCGCCTGCGGCCCAGGCGGGGCCTGGTCTCCCACCCCTTCACCTTGGTCACCTACGGCAAGGGTGGGGCCCGCTGGGAGGAGCACCCCTTTGTGCAGGACAACTGCTTCTACCAGGGCGAGGTGCAAGGGAGCCCCGGCTCCCTGGTGGCCCTCGGCGCCTGCGGCAGGGGCCTCCGCGGCATGCTCTGGGTGGAGGATGGCACCTACGAGATTGAGCCCATCCCCGACGATCCAGCCTTCCGGCACATCCTTTACCGCATGGAGGAGGCCAGCGGCCCTGCAGGCCCCACCTGTGGGCTGAccccagaggagctgcagcaccAAAAGGCTTTGCTGCCCTGGTTCAGGGCCCCCcgggctgaggaggaggaggagatgctgaAGGACTGGTGGACGCACATCAGGTATGTGAAGATCGTAGTGGTTGTGGACAATGTGCGGTTTGTGAAGTCGGGCAGGAACGAATCCGAAGTCTTGAGGCAAGTCATAGAAATCATCAACATTGGGGACTCTCTGTATGAACAGCTTTCTGTTCGGCTGTTTCTTGTGGGATTGGAGATCTGGACCAAAAGCAACCTTATAAACATTACTAACTCTGTCAACAAGGCACTTGACAATTTTAACAAATGGCGGAAGTCAGACCTGTCTCCACGGATACGCCATGATACCGCTCacttatttgcatttcagagctTTGGAAGGAGCCTGGGATTGGCGTTTCTAGGGTCCATGTGTGATAACCAGTGGTCATCAGCAGTTGTTTCCTTCACTGATAGGAAGCTGTCCTCATTTATTACCACATTTGTCCACGAGCTGGGCCATACTCTTGGGATGCGCCATGATGAACGGGGCTGTAAATGCAGACGAAAGAAATGCATTATGTATGAAAGCGATGTCGACACTGATGCATTCAGTGACTGCAGTTACAAAGACTACTTTGACCTGCTTGGGCGTGGTGCCAGCTGCATTCGTCAACCACCAGCACCGGGCACTTTCTACACCATGAAGCGTGAATACTGTGGAAATAAGATAGTAGAAAGCGGAGAGCAATGTGACTGTGGTTCAGAATCAAACTGCAGAAAGGATCCTTGTTGTCACCCGAACTGTACGTTTAGTGCAGGTTCAGTCTGTGCTTCTGGAAAATGCTGTGTGAGCTGTCAGATCCTTCCAGCAGGAACGCTCTGCAGAGCAAGTACGAGCGACTGTGACCTGCCAGAGTATTGCAATGGGACTTCCTCTCAGTGCCCGCCAGATGTGTACATACAAGATGGAACCCCTTGCAAAGATGGTGCTTATTGCTATCGAGGAAACTGTTCTTCCCACAGTAAACAGTGCCAGCATCTCTTTGGCAAACGAGCCAGGGCCGCTCCTTTAGATTGCTTCAAAGCAGTGAATACTCGAGGTGACCGGTTCGGGAATTGTGGTATTCATAACAATATCCATTTTACAAAATGCAGTATTGAGAATATCTTATGTGGTAGGATCCAGTGTGAAAACATAGACAAATTGCCTTTCTTGCAGAACCACGTAACGCTAGTCCAAACCCCTGTTGGAGATAAAAAGTGTTGGGGTCTCGACTACCATGTAGGGATGCCAATAGCTGACGTGGGGGCCGTGGAAGACGGCACGCCATGTGGTAGTGATATGCTTTGTATCAACAGGACATGTACCAGCATAACACTGCTAAACTACGACTGTAACGTGACAAAGTGTCATGACAGAGGAGTGTGTAACAATCATAAGAACTGTCACTGCAGGTATGGCTGGGCTCCTCCGTATTGTGAATGGGAAGGATTTGGAGGTAGTGTTGACAGTGGACCCCCTCCAGCCAGGGAGATTTTTCAGAGAGCAAAACCCAGAGTAACAATACttagtctttttctttgtatcCTTGGAGTAACCCATACCATATGTTATAAATGGGGGATAGTGGGATGGCTTAGGAGGAAGAAGGCCCAATTCCACAGAAGATAG